CCAGCACTGTAAGGCAACTTTTGGCAGTCCATACACGCTGCGAAGACATGAATACACTCACACTGGTCAGTGTGtgcaaaattcattttgaatACACACATGATCACATGTTGCACATAGAAGAAAAATAGCCACAGTGCCAAGGGCCAGAATCATTATTTATGCTCggtcactttttttattatttttatttccacaCAGGTGAGAGGCCATTCTGGTGCCATCAGTGTAATGTGGGCTTCATCCAGAAGTATCGACTTTTAAAGCACAAATTTGCTTACCATGGTGAGTTTATTCCACTTGAGTTGTTAACATATGTATGTATtacatttgtttgtgttgtaTTTTTTACCTTTATGAAATTCATCAAAATCAGAGCTTTGCATGAACTGTCGAAGGGGTTTCTGTCTGTCTTCAAGGGGACACACCAGACCAGGGAAAACCAAAAAGAGCAAAGAGATCAATTCAAGATGAAGAGACGTCAGTAAGGGATGAAGCTAGTATAGAGGTAAAGAGAGTTTTTGCCTCAACAATACTTGGTTCTGATATAAGAGGATGGAATTAACATCCTTGTTTTATTACCAGCCAGCAACAAACAGTCTTGAGGATTTACCAAATGCTGTTACAGGAGACACTGGAGGGAAAGTTACAGACACAAGGCAAGGTAAATAGTTACTGCTTGTCATGCAAACCTAAAAACCAGCAAAATACACTATGCATTTCTTGTCCATTTTTTAAAGCTTGTAACTTTTTTTGACAGATGTTTTTGTTTCAGACACCGAGCTGAGAGAGTTCCATTGGGGGAAAGCAGAACACCGTTCAGTCAAAGACCATGACACAGATCGCTAGaagttattgtttacatattagtgttatgtttttttaatgtaaatgttttacaatgtTCTTTCAATCTGATGGATTCATTACTTTTATGGATTGATTAATTTTAGCCCACTCTATTGTACAGATCATAGTGTATGTTTAATCATTAACTTCAGATTGAGAATAAAAAAGTTAGAGGAATCGAAGAGTATATTGGTCTTTTTTGGTATCTGCATTACAGATGAGATTAGACATTTATTcctttactccagttttcagtctcACATGAACCTTCGGAAATTATTCTTATAtgatgattttgtgctcaagaaacttcATACTTCAAACtccatcaatgatgaaaacagttgtgctgcttaatgttttttttttcttttttttttgtaaatcacgAGACatttcaaaagttcaaaagaacacatttatttgaaatataacttaatataaaaataatatatacacaagTCTGATGTCACTTGATCATATTGTACAAACAACTATAAAATCAGCAAAGGCTAAGGTTTTATTTGCTTGTAACAAGTTTCAGGATACTGGTTTCAGTAAAATATCTGAGTAATAAAGCAGGTTTATAAATGTTGTGGCTTAATGACAAAATCTCCTGAtctcatttgttaattttttttattctgatggaTTTGGCTAGATAATAAGACTTTTTGCTTAGAATCCATACTTTCAATTGAAAACCAAAAACCtaaattattttaacatcatTTCTACAACATTTTTATTCATCGGTGTATTGTGATTAAACTGAACGATTGCCGCACAGAGAACTTGGTTTTCTTGTTACTTGTACCAAGAGATAAGAATGTTTTGATCAAGATGATGTGTGAGAGTGAAACTAAGACTGAACATAGCTTATAGGATGACGAAGTTATTTGGCCAAAAGCTTTACAGTAAACGCTGAACTGTCTCCTCCTGTCCTGTGAAGGGTGCTAGAGTCACTTCAGTTAGCACCGCAACCTTATGTGTTTGTGCTTTGGTTTTAAAGGGGAACTTTCACGCGCTCGTCTGTGTACCTGTATTGTCTGTATTTATCGTTTAAATACAGCGACTTGAAATAAAGTAGAGGAATGGCTAAACTGGATTGTCTGAACACTTTCATGACCGAGCGCTTGATGGCTGCTGTGAAGGAGATCATCTTTACGGTCGGCAGAACGGTTCGGGAGTACGAGGAGGAAACGGAGCGAATTCGGAGCGAAAACAAGCGACTGAAACAAATGTTGCGAGACACTGGGTGCTTCAGTGAAGAAACCAATACCGGTAATATTATTAATCTCtataaaatatgataaatgttTCTGGGTGGTTTAGAACTGTTCATAGTATTTTGACATGATCTGTATATTTTTTCTTCAGATGTTCTCATTTGTCCGCGTGTTTTGGTTATGGTCACGAGTCCATGTTTGATTCATGACCACGAGATAATTCATAAATGTATCTATTTTTGATGACACGGTATTCGAGGATGTATGACTCAACACTGACCTTAATAATATTGTGGGAAAAAATGTCAAGCagtcaattttattaaaaaatattttttgcttttaatcctGTATAATCCAGTTTTATccagtatttttaaatattcgCCGAGATACTATCAAATTCTTTCGAAATTGGAAAACGGACCAgaaatattgatgactcatcctgcactcgTGGGCGTGCCCAATTTTTGTCCAATCAGATGCTTCAGAATTTCCATTTCACAACAATAACTCATTGCCAAGGAAGGTTCACTGCTGTCTGTGTCATGTTAAACTCGACATGAAATTGAAACCAAACCCATCTATATTCTGTCTGTTTGCATGTTATTGATATTATGAGCCATTCATCCATGCGTTTTTTTTTCTGACTACTTAATATTTAATCAGGATATTATTAATGTCTTCTGGTGAAATTACTTTTCTCTGAAGACTTACGCGTTCTTCTCAAATCATTTAGTCCTCTTTAACTATGACACTGCAAGCTCACATTCACCTGCTTGCATTATTGACAGTGTCTCAAAATCCAATCAGCAACCAATGACTAGAATTCAGTCTGTGCCTTAGAATTTTTTTTCGATAATATGTATGTCATAATGTGAAAGAAAAGATctgttaaaaatatatctaacatATTCTGTTCCAGCTTTTAATAAATAGATCAACAGAGGAAAAAAATCTGTTCATCTTTAAGTCTAATGTCATCAAAGATGTAGTGTAGTGCACATTACAGATTCATGTGGATTTTCAGTTCAACAGTATGTTTTTATCGGCATGaagtaaatgttattatattgttttttcaGCTCCTGTGCAGTCTTATCAGCCCGTCTCCCCTGGGCAGCCCAGATGGATCTGCAGCCAGAATGAGGAGCCAGAACCGTTCGAAGAGATCCAGGAGGACCAAAGCCAGAGACTAGATGAACAACATCCCTTCATTAAACCGGAAAAGCCTGAGTTCTCTGTCGATGCTTACAGGGAATCTGTAACTTtgccattaaaaggcagcagcaACAACGAAGGCTCACATGTGTGTGCCGATCACAACGACACAAATCCTATTGAGGATGAAATGACAAACTGTCATTTCCCATCTAAAATCAAAGTTGAATTCATGAACTCCGGCTTGTGTTCAGGCGATGCAATGGGGAGCACTGAAGATGCATATCAGAGCTGGTCGCCTCACAGTCCAGATTTGCCTTTAGGGGCTTCAGACATCTACAGAACACAGCATCCAAACCAGCCAATATGTGCTAACAGCGAAGCTCCAGCCACAGTATCTCAGCATAGCAGTTCATCTCATGATGCCAGTCACGTTTCATATCACAACATATTATGTACAAACAGGGCCTACTGTAGCAGTAAATGCTGTGAAATGCAAAAGAGAACAATAGCCAAATCAAGCCCCGTATGGAAGTATTTCTCTCTAAAAGAGGGAGACTGTAGCAAAGCAGTGTGCCTTATGTGTAGGGCCGTCATATCTCGTGGTCGCAAAGAATACACAACATCGGCTCTTCTAAAGCACCTTCGGATGAAACATGGTAAATGTTGATGTTATCTGATTTTATATATCCACATATATAGGCACAGTCTTTTCTGTTCAACTAGTTTTACGGTGCTCGAGTAATAGGATAAATATGGGGAAAGCCAGACATTATCTTTGTGTTATTCCTGCAGGAAATGCGCTAATCTTTGGCAGTGCTAAGAAGAGACGAATGAAAGAAATTACGAGAAAGACTGTGTGAAAACCACTCTGTGACAGTATGGACACTGGCTATTGTGCATCATGGCCAAAGTGTTTTCAAACAAATTGTTTCATCACAATCTACATCAAATGGAGTGGGTTAAGATAGGCAAGTCCGAAATGTAAGCTTACAATAAGTAATCCAAGCTTGGTTATGGTTACAGAGAAAGACTTGGGGGAAAAATGTCACAATCTTTAGCCTGTAAGTCTAACAAAATAACAGGATGTACATACTCGCTAGGACAAGAGTAATCTCAAAGaaaacttataaaaaaagaaatagatttaataatttttacagtcatttacagAATATTTTACCACCCCACTGAAAATGTAAGATGTTCAGGTTTGAAGTTTTGAACTTGATTTGTCTTTTATAGTCATTTTTGCAATAAATGAATCATGGTTTAACAGTGTGTTGAGAatgatgtttgttgttgttgtttctatgTGAGACTCGACTTCCAAATCTTGTATTTATAGATATAGGAACATAAATAAAGGAAGTTTATGCATGTGTAAACAAAGCTCAAGACTTGCCCCTTTCTGTCTAGAGCTGAGTTTTAACCCTTTGATGCACAAGCTTTGAAAACACCTTCTAACGCACAACATTGGTCAAAAATAACCCATATTCATTTCCTGTTATTTCATGCTTGGCTGAGCAGTCAGGTCACTTTAGACCCATGTTGTGcatcaaagggttaaaaaagataataaaataagattCTGTAAGTCATGAGGAAATTTCTCGTAATGACTTAGTTTCTTATTATAAGAAGTGAAGTCATTATGAGATTATACTCATGAATCATAATaagttttttttctaaatctttCTAAAAACAACTCAATTACTGGAAAgtcataatacataattatactaaattataagaatgtttcttattattatggtATGCTAAATCATCATTATGAGATTTTCTGTCAATATGAAATACtaagttattataattatgagAACGTCTCATTATTATGACTAACAAAATCATTGTTTTCACTCAACTGAGGTAACAGGCAAAAATAATAGCTAGGTTTCTCATATTAATGAGAAACCTCATAATAATGACCTAGTGTCTCACAATAATAATAAGCTAATTAgtaatgtatgcatgcatgcccATTATTATACATCATgtttctcattattatgactTACAGAATCAGAGAATCAACTGAGGTGAATATGGTTCTCCATTCATCGTTGTCAAGGATTCTACCTTTAGACAGTCAAAcaaaacttattaaaaatatatataaattgccaTGGCAACTGTAAGACTGGAGCCGGACCGTCTGGACTGAGGAACGACCTCTCCCTAAGAAAAGAAAGGACTTTCCTGATGATTAATGTTTGAACTCTCTCTTCAAAACCCTCTTGCATAAGTAGCAGTGCCATCGGAGATGCACCACACCTAGCAGTTCACACCTCACCATCACACTCCCTCcacttagtttcactcagaattgccGATAGTATAATATTCTAcattaatgcaagtgatatttacagtcatgtttggtgtcatttgaattgtctcagggCGACTTGTACAATGGTCCCAACCTTAGAAAAGTAGATATACAGTTCCTAAGAGTTAAGATAtattttgattactgtaatgGGAGTGCCGTTTTCCAGAGTCTTCATTGTAAGTTAACTTCtgttcccattgaggtgtaaactaTCCTGGTCTGGGACCTGAATTaatcaaattccaattgttagtttctgtctctatctctggggatgtttgtcttggtctgaggtatttaaaggattgcagcatcAGGATTAGGGtgattctgtagccagaaagcccgtagtgtggtGTGTCTCTTCtttgtattttctaaggtcaggtatgcatattttacttttagactaaactttgagaatttgatgttttataatGCTATGATTTGATATGTTTCAATTGAATATGCAGAACacataataaattgttacatttgattttattctgtttaACTCTGTAATTAATGAttctagtagattacgttgtatccttgttagcaacatgagcacccgaatgaacgagttaataaaaaagtaaagagtcaattagaataatcaaatgtcagaagaatactaattaaaaaggcatacaaccaatttgcatttcaacctaaattcaaggtcatactaagtcagatttgagtttaacctacaCTGAATAACTCTATGCGCTGAAGACAGAACACGTAGAAAACCTTcgtccagcaccggataccttccttgggccgagtgcctggaccttacacaACCATAGTGGATTCAGTGGCATCACTTTCAAGCTTTAAACTTTTCAATCATGTCGAAGAAGATATATATACAGAGAAATACTGGTTATTTTATACAAGGTGGGAGTACACTTTCTGTGGGTAAAACCATGTTGGGGTACAAGGAAATGAAAAAGCAGACAAAATGGCTAAGGAAGCACCTAATTTTGATAATGATAACTGAACAGTCAAGTTAGACAGGCAAGGAGGAATGTGTTTGATTCAACAACCATGTTGTAATAAATGGCTGAACTACTGGGACATATGTGAGAAAGGCAGACATTTGCAAAGTATACAAAGTAAGAAAAAGATGACATTAACTGACATCTCTAGCATACAGTTGAGCTTACTTTGAAAGGGAAGGGAGAACAGTGCTGGTCGGTCATAAGATAATATGGTCAAACAAGCAATCAATAAGTAGGGATGAAACCATAATGTGTGAATAGGGCAGAGGGTAAAGAACAGAAACAGAGTAAAATATATGAGAAAGGCAGATATGTTTATTTACCATAATTATCCAGAATCATGCGTTACAGTTGATATGTCTGAACAGGACATATCATATAGGATATAAAATACggttatttatattatacagacttttaaatattttgttaaatcttTGTGGACCCTGAAGGTTATGAAATGTATCCAAGACCTACTAataaatttaaaagaatatttattattggaaaataattcatgaaatacAGTGCCTTgcaaaattcatttatttcaggttttgttatgttgcagccttatgttaaactgcttgtTATGATGATGTTTATGATTGATTTCTtcccacatcaatctacactccataatTACAATGCAAAAACAGAACTGTCACAACTTTGTAAatttataagaaataaaataaaaacttaaataagtacattgcataagtattcaaacCATAACTCACTTAGCTGAAGCACCTTTACAGCGTCAAGTGCTTCTGGGTATGATGCATCAAGATTGGCATCATTTGGCAATTATCTATCATTCATGTGTCTTCACCTCTAAATCTCTGTCATGTTGGATGGGGGCAGatgcacattttcaggtttctccagaaatatttgattgggttcaatcccaggctgtggctgggccactcaacgacattcacagagttgtctgTAAACCACTCTTACTGTGTGCTTAATGTCCTGTTGGAAGATGAAACTTCTGCCCAGTCTGAGGTT
The nucleotide sequence above comes from Carassius gibelio isolate Cgi1373 ecotype wild population from Czech Republic chromosome B3, carGib1.2-hapl.c, whole genome shotgun sequence. Encoded proteins:
- the si:dkey-93n13.2 gene encoding uncharacterized protein si:dkey-93n13.2, which codes for MAKLDCLNTFMTERLMAAVKEIIFTVGRTVREYEEETERIRSENKRLKQMLRDTGCFSEETNTAPVQSYQPVSPGQPRWICSQNEEPEPFEEIQEDQSQRLDEQHPFIKPEKPEFSVDAYRESVTLPLKGSSNNEGSHVCADHNDTNPIEDEMTNCHFPSKIKVEFMNSGLCSGDAMGSTEDAYQSWSPHSPDLPLGASDIYRTQHPNQPICANSEAPATVSQHSSSSHDASHVSYHNILCTNRAYCSSKCCEMQKRTIAKSSPVWKYFSLKEGDCSKAVCLMCRAVISRGRKEYTTSALLKHLRMKHGNALIFGSAKKRRMKEITRKTV